The Oscillospiraceae bacterium genome has a segment encoding these proteins:
- a CDS encoding TetR/AcrR family transcriptional regulator C-terminal domain-containing protein: MSVKKITVTALETALKDIMRQTPFEKITVSDITNRCQLNRQTFYYHFADKYALLGQIYKQEIFDPFTDGLTFENWNTHLLQMFETMAADAALYKNAVLHADDEFRRFLFQSAATLFRDAAAKLNLRSGLQVSEEEQHFIADFFAYGITGTVLDWVRGGMRKTPDQLAAQLRHLAADCQKVAVERASGTL; the protein is encoded by the coding sequence GTGTCTGTAAAAAAAATAACCGTTACCGCGTTGGAGACGGCGCTGAAGGACATTATGCGCCAAACGCCCTTTGAGAAGATCACCGTGTCCGATATTACGAACCGGTGCCAGCTCAATCGTCAAACCTTTTATTATCATTTTGCAGACAAGTACGCCCTGCTGGGTCAGATTTATAAACAGGAGATTTTTGATCCCTTTACCGACGGTCTGACCTTTGAAAACTGGAATACCCATTTGTTGCAAATGTTTGAGACGATGGCGGCGGACGCGGCGCTTTATAAGAATGCGGTGCTCCACGCAGACGATGAGTTTCGTCGATTCTTGTTTCAGAGTGCAGCGACGCTGTTTCGGGACGCAGCTGCTAAGTTGAACTTGCGCTCCGGTTTGCAGGTCAGTGAGGAGGAGCAACACTTTATTGCGGACTTTTTTGCCTACGGCATTACAGGCACGGTGCTGGATTGGGTGCGCGGCGGAATGCGCAAGACCCCGGACCAGTTGGCGGCGCAGCTGCGTCACTTGGCTGCCGATTGCCAAAAGGTGGCGGTAGAGCGGGCCAGCGGTACGCTGTAA